A region from the Arthrobacter gengyunqii genome encodes:
- a CDS encoding sugar porter family MFS transporter, with protein MSTTLTPASSARQGRNRHRGVLGRASWIATLGGFLFGYDTGVINGALPFMTEDLGLTPFTEGLITSSLLFGAAFGALAAGQLADRFGRRRLLTVLAVVFLAGALGTAAAPTVGLMVVARVVLGLAVGGASAVVPMFLSEIAPADRRGQMVTRDQLMIVTGQLAAFTVNAGIGNAWGGETHVWRWMLAVASLPAIALWIGMKFVPESPRWLAAQGRYPQMMAVLQKIRSTEAAQAEYDGVRALAAGEDTRRGSFKDFAEPWLFRVLLIGMGMSVVQQITGVNAIVYYGTQILADAGFGTEAALTANIANGVVSVAAAILGIWLLGKVGRRPMLITGLIGTSTTLLLIGAASLTMPEGTARGFVVLSLTVLFLAFQQGSISPVTWLMIAEIFPLRVRGLGMGLSVFVQWMTNFAVGFSFPMLMAGLGISNTFFIFVALGICAILFVKRFMPETRGRSLEQVEAQLRGMSPGERRR; from the coding sequence ATGTCCACAACTCTTACCCCCGCCTCCTCCGCACGGCAGGGCCGAAACCGCCACCGCGGCGTGCTGGGGCGTGCCTCCTGGATTGCCACCCTCGGTGGCTTCCTGTTCGGCTATGACACCGGTGTCATCAACGGGGCGCTGCCCTTCATGACGGAGGATCTGGGCCTGACCCCGTTCACGGAAGGCCTGATTACTTCAAGCCTCCTTTTCGGAGCAGCCTTCGGGGCCCTTGCCGCCGGCCAGCTCGCTGACCGGTTCGGCCGCCGCCGGTTGCTGACGGTGTTGGCCGTAGTCTTCCTCGCAGGTGCCCTCGGTACAGCGGCTGCCCCCACGGTGGGTCTGATGGTGGTGGCGCGCGTGGTGCTGGGCCTGGCCGTGGGCGGCGCATCCGCCGTCGTGCCCATGTTCCTGTCCGAAATTGCTCCCGCTGACCGCCGCGGACAAATGGTGACGCGGGATCAGCTGATGATCGTCACCGGGCAGCTGGCCGCCTTCACCGTCAACGCGGGCATCGGCAATGCATGGGGCGGGGAAACACACGTCTGGCGGTGGATGCTGGCCGTGGCCTCGCTGCCGGCGATCGCCCTGTGGATTGGCATGAAGTTTGTGCCGGAAAGCCCGCGCTGGCTCGCAGCGCAGGGACGCTACCCGCAGATGATGGCGGTGCTGCAGAAAATCCGCAGCACTGAAGCCGCGCAGGCCGAGTACGACGGCGTCCGCGCCCTGGCCGCCGGGGAGGACACCCGCCGTGGTTCCTTTAAGGACTTCGCCGAACCCTGGCTGTTCCGGGTGCTGCTGATCGGCATGGGCATGTCCGTGGTCCAGCAGATCACCGGAGTGAACGCGATCGTGTATTACGGCACGCAGATCCTTGCCGACGCCGGATTCGGCACCGAAGCCGCGCTCACCGCCAACATCGCCAACGGTGTCGTCTCGGTGGCCGCAGCGATCCTGGGCATCTGGCTGCTGGGCAAGGTCGGGCGCCGTCCCATGCTGATCACGGGCCTGATCGGCACCTCCACGACGCTGCTGCTCATCGGCGCTGCGTCCCTCACGATGCCCGAGGGGACAGCCCGCGGCTTCGTGGTGCTGTCCCTGACAGTGCTGTTCCTGGCTTTTCAGCAAGGCTCCATTTCTCCGGTCACCTGGCTGATGATTGCCGAAATCTTCCCGCTGCGGGTCCGGGGGCTGGGCATGGGGTTGTCCGTTTTCGTGCAGTGGATGACGAACTTCGCCGTCGGCTTCTCCTTCCCCATGCTGATGGCCGGACTGGGAATATCCAACACCTTCTTCATTTTCGTGGCGCTGGGCATCTGCGCGATTCTGTTCGTGAAGCGCTTCATGCCGGAAACCCGGGGCCGAAGCCTGGAACAGGTGGAAGCACAGCTGCGCGGCATGTCCCCCGGGGAGCGGCGCCGCTAG
- a CDS encoding BCCT family transporter, translated as MANTIETSPLPGEDALIADADPDQELLQQLRETERAHEAARSTDVPAKLDKVLFGITGALAIAFILWGFFGGDSLATSSQTALDWVMANTGWLFVLLASFFVVYVLWLALGRFGNIPLGKDDEEPEFKTLSWISMMFAAGMGIGLMFYGVAEPLFHYVSPPPGTVDGQTPEALRTAMATSMFHWGLHPWAMYAIVGIAMAYGSYRLGRKQLISSTFTSLFGRARVDGPLGKLLNVFSIFATLFGTAASLGLGALQIGSGLESTTRIDTVGTPILVGIVAILTACFVGSAMSGISKGIQWLSNINMGLALLLAIIVFIAGPTLFILNVIPSAIADYAGNMAEMASRTEAVGDDSMRAWLSGWTIFYWAWWLSWTPFVGMFIARISRGRTIRQFVSGVLLVPFVVTVLWFSIFGGAAIGTLQTAAPGEADAMTAAAGSDAALFELFALLPMPNLIAAAVGILAMVLVGIFFVTGADSASIVMASLSSNGSDKPARAVTIFWGVLTGAVAAVMLLAGDDADPSTALAALQRITIVAALPFALVMLLMTVALAKDLARDPMALRRRLARSVVERAIASGVDEHGGSTFDLSTHEHDTTSHDDGGALRPRS; from the coding sequence ATGGCTAACACGATTGAAACTTCCCCCCTCCCGGGGGAAGACGCCCTGATTGCAGACGCCGATCCGGACCAGGAATTGCTTCAGCAGCTCCGGGAAACCGAACGGGCCCATGAAGCTGCCCGCAGCACCGACGTCCCGGCCAAATTGGACAAGGTTCTCTTCGGAATCACCGGCGCGCTGGCCATAGCCTTTATTCTCTGGGGCTTCTTCGGGGGTGATTCCCTGGCCACGTCGTCGCAGACGGCCCTGGACTGGGTCATGGCGAACACCGGCTGGCTGTTTGTCCTGCTGGCATCCTTCTTCGTTGTTTACGTCCTGTGGCTTGCCCTTGGACGCTTCGGCAACATTCCGCTGGGCAAGGACGATGAGGAACCGGAGTTCAAGACGCTGTCCTGGATCTCCATGATGTTCGCTGCCGGCATGGGCATCGGCCTGATGTTCTACGGTGTTGCCGAACCGCTGTTCCACTACGTTTCGCCTCCCCCCGGCACAGTGGACGGGCAGACTCCCGAAGCCCTGCGCACCGCCATGGCCACCTCCATGTTCCACTGGGGCCTGCATCCCTGGGCCATGTACGCAATCGTTGGCATCGCCATGGCGTACGGCAGCTACCGGCTGGGCCGCAAGCAGCTCATTTCCTCGACCTTCACCTCGCTCTTTGGCCGGGCACGCGTCGACGGCCCGTTGGGCAAGCTGCTGAATGTCTTCTCCATCTTCGCCACGTTGTTCGGTACCGCAGCCTCCCTTGGCCTGGGCGCACTGCAGATTGGCAGCGGCCTGGAATCGACGACCAGGATCGACACTGTCGGCACCCCGATCCTGGTCGGCATCGTCGCGATCCTGACGGCCTGCTTCGTGGGATCGGCCATGTCCGGAATTTCCAAGGGCATCCAATGGCTTTCCAACATCAACATGGGCCTCGCATTGCTCCTGGCGATCATCGTGTTTATCGCCGGCCCCACCCTCTTTATCCTCAATGTGATTCCCTCCGCCATCGCCGACTATGCCGGCAACATGGCCGAGATGGCCTCACGCACTGAGGCTGTGGGCGACGATTCCATGCGTGCCTGGCTCTCCGGCTGGACGATCTTCTACTGGGCCTGGTGGCTCTCCTGGACGCCGTTCGTTGGCATGTTCATTGCCCGCATCAGCCGCGGCCGGACCATCCGGCAGTTTGTCAGCGGCGTTCTGCTGGTGCCGTTCGTGGTCACCGTCCTGTGGTTCTCGATCTTCGGCGGCGCCGCCATCGGCACGTTGCAGACCGCCGCACCGGGTGAGGCCGATGCCATGACCGCGGCCGCCGGCTCCGACGCAGCACTGTTCGAGCTGTTTGCCCTGCTGCCCATGCCCAACCTGATTGCCGCGGCCGTCGGTATTCTGGCCATGGTGCTGGTGGGCATCTTCTTCGTCACCGGAGCGGACTCCGCATCCATTGTGATGGCTTCCCTGAGCTCCAACGGCTCTGACAAGCCTGCCCGCGCCGTCACCATCTTCTGGGGTGTCCTGACCGGTGCCGTGGCAGCGGTGATGCTTCTGGCCGGTGACGATGCCGATCCATCGACGGCATTGGCCGCCCTGCAGCGCATCACCATCGTGGCTGCACTTCCGTTTGCCCTGGTTATGCTGCTCATGACCGTTGCCCTGGCCAAGGATCTGGCCCGAGACCCGATGGCCCTGCGACGCCGGCTGGCCAGGTCGGTGGTTGAACGGGCCATCGCCTCCGGAGTGGATGAGCACGGCGGATCGACCTTCGATCTGTCCACGCACGAACACGACACCACCTCGCACGACGACGGCGGAGCGCTGCGTCCGCGCAGCTAA
- the sucD gene encoding succinate--CoA ligase subunit alpha, translating into MSIFLNKDSKVIVQGITGGEGTKHTALMLKAGTQVVGGVNARKAGTTVTHGDVELPVFGTVTEAMDKTNADVSIVFVPPAFTKDAVMEAIDAGIGLVVVITEGVPVQDSAEFWAHAQSKVDADGNQVTRIIGPNCPGIITPGEALVGITPNNITSKGPIGLVSKSGTLTYQMMYELRDLGFSTAIGIGGDPVIGTTHIDALAAFEADPETKAIVMIGEIGGDAEERAAEFIKANVTKPVVGYVAGFTAPEGKTMGHAGAIVSGSAGTAQAKKEALEAAGVKVGKTPSETATLLREVYAAL; encoded by the coding sequence ATGTCTATCTTTTTGAACAAGGACTCCAAGGTCATCGTTCAGGGCATCACCGGCGGCGAAGGAACCAAACACACCGCCCTGATGCTCAAGGCCGGAACCCAGGTTGTCGGCGGCGTTAACGCCCGCAAGGCCGGTACCACGGTCACCCACGGCGACGTGGAACTGCCCGTTTTCGGCACCGTCACCGAAGCCATGGACAAGACCAACGCCGACGTCTCCATCGTCTTCGTGCCGCCGGCCTTCACCAAGGACGCCGTCATGGAAGCGATCGACGCCGGCATCGGCCTCGTCGTCGTCATCACCGAAGGTGTCCCCGTGCAGGATTCCGCCGAGTTCTGGGCCCACGCCCAGTCCAAGGTGGATGCCGACGGCAACCAGGTCACCCGCATCATCGGCCCGAACTGCCCCGGCATCATCACTCCGGGCGAAGCATTGGTTGGCATCACCCCCAACAACATCACCTCCAAGGGTCCGATCGGTCTGGTCTCCAAGTCCGGCACCCTGACCTACCAGATGATGTACGAACTGCGGGACCTGGGCTTCTCGACCGCCATCGGCATCGGCGGCGACCCGGTCATCGGTACCACCCACATCGACGCCCTGGCGGCGTTCGAAGCGGATCCCGAGACTAAGGCCATCGTGATGATCGGCGAAATCGGCGGCGACGCCGAAGAGCGCGCTGCCGAGTTCATCAAGGCCAACGTCACCAAGCCCGTCGTGGGCTACGTGGCAGGCTTCACCGCACCCGAAGGCAAGACCATGGGCCATGCAGGCGCCATCGTCTCCGGTTCCGCAGGAACCGCACAGGCCAAGAAGGAAGCTCTTGAAGCCGCTGGCGTGAAGGTCGGCAAGACGCCGTCCGAGACCGCCACCCTGCTGCGCGAAGTTTACGCAGCGCTCTAA
- the sucC gene encoding ADP-forming succinate--CoA ligase subunit beta, whose protein sequence is MDLFEYQARDLFEAHGVPVLAGIVAHTPEEAKAAAEKIGGVVVVKAQVKVGGRGKAGGVKVAKTADEAFQYASDILGMDIKGHTVNTVMIAQGADIAEEFYFSVLLDRANRNYLAMCSVEGGMEIEVLAVERPDALARVAVDPAVGIDQAKAEEIVDTAGFAPELREGVVNAILKLWDVFVKEDATLVEVNPLVRTGAGDIVALDGKVSLDENADFRQPGHAALEDKDAADPLEAKAKANDLNYVKLDGQVGIIGNGAGLVMSTLDVVAYAGEKHGNVKPANFLDIGGGASASVMAAGLDVILNDEQVKSVFVNVFGGITACDAVANGIVKALEILGDEANKPLVVRLDGNNVEEGRRILAEANHPLVTLATTMDEGADKAAELAYAAR, encoded by the coding sequence GTGGACCTGTTTGAATATCAGGCGCGCGATCTTTTTGAGGCGCACGGTGTACCCGTGCTTGCCGGAATCGTGGCGCACACTCCTGAAGAAGCAAAAGCTGCAGCCGAGAAGATTGGCGGCGTAGTTGTCGTCAAAGCACAGGTCAAGGTCGGTGGCCGAGGCAAGGCCGGCGGCGTCAAGGTCGCCAAGACCGCTGACGAGGCGTTCCAGTACGCCTCCGACATCCTCGGCATGGACATCAAGGGCCATACCGTCAACACCGTGATGATCGCCCAGGGCGCTGACATTGCCGAGGAGTTCTACTTCTCCGTTCTTCTGGACCGTGCCAACCGCAACTACCTGGCCATGTGCTCGGTGGAAGGTGGCATGGAAATTGAGGTCCTCGCCGTAGAGCGCCCCGACGCCCTGGCTCGCGTTGCCGTTGACCCCGCCGTGGGCATCGACCAGGCCAAGGCCGAAGAGATCGTCGACACCGCCGGCTTCGCGCCGGAACTGCGCGAAGGCGTCGTCAACGCGATCCTCAAGCTGTGGGATGTCTTCGTCAAGGAAGACGCCACCCTGGTGGAGGTCAACCCGCTGGTCCGCACCGGCGCCGGTGACATCGTTGCCCTCGACGGCAAGGTTTCCCTGGATGAAAACGCAGACTTCCGCCAGCCCGGCCACGCCGCGCTGGAAGACAAGGACGCTGCTGATCCGCTCGAGGCCAAGGCCAAGGCCAACGACCTCAACTACGTCAAGCTTGACGGCCAGGTTGGCATCATCGGCAACGGCGCCGGTCTGGTCATGTCCACGCTCGACGTCGTCGCCTACGCAGGCGAGAAGCACGGCAACGTGAAGCCGGCCAACTTCCTGGACATCGGCGGCGGAGCTTCCGCATCCGTCATGGCCGCCGGCCTGGACGTCATCCTGAACGACGAGCAGGTCAAGTCCGTGTTCGTGAACGTCTTCGGCGGCATCACCGCCTGTGACGCCGTCGCCAACGGCATCGTCAAGGCCCTGGAAATCCTGGGCGACGAAGCCAACAAGCCGTTGGTCGTCCGTCTGGACGGCAACAACGTCGAAGAAGGCCGCCGCATCCTCGCCGAAGCCAACCACCCGCTGGTCACGCTGGCCACCACCATGGACGAAGGCGCCGACAAGGCTGCCGAGCTCGCTTACGCCGCTCGCTGA
- the pcrA gene encoding DNA helicase PcrA produces the protein MDYLFDPYFSAAKSEAGKPGSAAADSAPDGSLSKESAADSAAQNGQGAGIERPHTPSRVDEKRAADLLQGLNPQQEEAVKHAGSPLLIVAGAGSGKTRVLSHRIAYLMATGRSNPGQILAITFTNKAAAEMRERIETLVGGVAKTMWISTFHSSCVRILRREAKSVGMNSNFSIYDSADSLRLITLVAKGLDLDPKRFTPKMIMHKISALKNELIDDESFAASANYSDPFEQAVADVYKGYTERMRSANAMDFDDLIAQTVYMFRAFPGVAEYYRRRFRHILVDEYQDTNHAQYALVRELVGVPGEHNTVDIPPAELTVVGDSDQSIYAFRGADVRNIVDFEKDYPTARTILLEQNYRSTQTILNAANAVISRNPNRPEKRLWTAEGNGEKIIGYVGENEHEEARFIAEEIDRLQDEEGLRPGDVAVFYRTNAQSRSLEDVLVRVGLPYKVVGGTRFYERKEIKDALAYLRVLVNSDDVVNLRRILNEPKRGIGDRAEYSVAALAERERISFMAALRRAGEAPGLATRSLNAVNGFVKLIDDLSEVASGSGAAAALEAVLEQTGYLAQLRSSADPQDESRVENLAELVAVVREYEKDNPEGSLGEFLEQVSLVADADSIPDAPEGSAEEVAAAVEESRRQGVVTLMTLHTAKGLEFPVVFLTGMEQGLFPHQRSATDPAELAEERRLAYVGLTRARKRLYITRSEVRSMWGQSQYNPASQFVGEIPGELIQWKREGMERPAWGGSSGAGSSRYGGSHWGAGSASGSGTGGNISAAPVAKAIGRVQPQKEVISVAPGDKVNHTSFGHGTVLAVEGSGDKTVAKVKFDVGEKRLLLRYAPLTKES, from the coding sequence ATGGACTATCTTTTTGATCCGTACTTTTCAGCCGCCAAGAGCGAAGCCGGCAAGCCCGGCTCCGCTGCCGCGGATTCCGCACCAGACGGTTCGCTTTCGAAGGAATCCGCTGCTGACAGTGCCGCGCAGAACGGGCAGGGCGCCGGCATCGAACGCCCGCACACGCCGTCGCGCGTTGATGAAAAGCGGGCAGCGGACCTGCTGCAGGGCCTGAATCCGCAGCAGGAAGAAGCAGTGAAGCATGCCGGCTCACCGCTGCTGATCGTGGCCGGAGCGGGATCGGGCAAAACCCGGGTGCTCAGCCACCGGATTGCTTATTTGATGGCCACGGGACGGTCCAACCCCGGCCAGATCCTGGCGATTACGTTCACCAACAAGGCCGCGGCGGAAATGCGCGAGCGCATCGAAACGCTGGTGGGCGGCGTCGCCAAGACCATGTGGATTTCCACGTTCCACTCCTCCTGCGTGCGCATCCTGCGCCGGGAGGCCAAGTCCGTGGGCATGAACTCCAATTTCTCCATCTATGACTCCGCGGATTCACTGCGCCTAATCACGCTGGTGGCCAAGGGCCTGGACCTGGACCCCAAGCGATTCACGCCCAAAATGATCATGCACAAGATCTCCGCCCTGAAGAATGAACTGATCGACGACGAGTCCTTTGCCGCCTCGGCCAACTACTCCGATCCGTTTGAGCAGGCAGTCGCTGACGTCTACAAGGGCTACACGGAGCGCATGCGGTCGGCCAACGCCATGGACTTTGACGATCTGATCGCCCAGACGGTCTACATGTTCCGTGCGTTCCCCGGCGTGGCCGAGTATTACCGCCGGCGGTTCCGCCACATCCTCGTGGACGAGTACCAGGACACCAACCATGCGCAGTATGCGCTGGTGCGGGAGTTGGTGGGTGTGCCCGGTGAACACAACACGGTGGACATCCCGCCGGCCGAGCTCACCGTGGTCGGTGACTCGGACCAGTCCATTTACGCGTTCCGCGGAGCCGATGTGCGCAACATTGTCGACTTCGAGAAGGACTATCCAACAGCGCGCACCATCCTGCTGGAACAGAACTACCGGTCCACGCAGACCATCCTGAACGCGGCCAACGCCGTCATCTCCCGCAACCCGAACCGGCCGGAAAAGCGCCTGTGGACGGCCGAGGGCAACGGCGAGAAAATTATTGGCTACGTCGGCGAAAACGAACACGAAGAAGCCCGGTTCATTGCCGAGGAAATTGACCGGCTGCAGGATGAAGAGGGTCTGCGCCCGGGCGACGTCGCGGTGTTCTACCGGACCAACGCCCAGTCCCGCTCCCTCGAAGACGTCCTGGTCCGCGTGGGGCTGCCCTACAAGGTGGTCGGCGGCACCCGGTTCTACGAGCGCAAGGAAATCAAGGACGCGCTGGCCTACCTGCGCGTGCTGGTGAACTCCGACGACGTCGTGAACCTGCGCCGGATCCTGAACGAGCCCAAGCGCGGCATCGGTGACCGGGCCGAATACTCGGTGGCAGCGCTGGCCGAACGGGAGCGGATTTCCTTCATGGCCGCGCTCCGGCGTGCGGGGGAAGCCCCGGGGCTGGCCACCCGGTCGCTGAATGCGGTCAACGGGTTCGTCAAGCTCATCGATGACCTGTCCGAGGTGGCGTCCGGGTCCGGTGCTGCAGCGGCGCTGGAAGCGGTGCTGGAACAAACCGGTTATCTCGCCCAACTGCGGTCCTCCGCTGATCCGCAGGACGAATCGCGGGTGGAAAACCTGGCTGAACTGGTGGCCGTGGTCCGGGAGTATGAAAAGGACAATCCCGAGGGGTCGCTGGGGGAGTTCCTGGAACAGGTCTCCCTGGTGGCGGACGCCGACTCCATCCCCGACGCGCCGGAAGGCTCGGCCGAGGAAGTGGCGGCCGCCGTCGAAGAGTCCCGCCGCCAGGGCGTGGTGACCCTGATGACGCTGCACACCGCCAAGGGGCTGGAATTCCCGGTGGTCTTCCTCACCGGCATGGAGCAGGGGCTTTTCCCGCATCAGCGTTCCGCCACCGACCCTGCGGAGCTGGCCGAAGAGCGGCGGCTGGCCTATGTGGGGCTCACCCGCGCCCGGAAGCGCCTCTACATTACGCGTTCTGAAGTGCGCAGCATGTGGGGGCAGAGCCAGTACAACCCCGCCAGCCAGTTTGTCGGGGAGATCCCCGGGGAACTGATCCAGTGGAAGCGCGAAGGGATGGAACGGCCCGCCTGGGGCGGGAGCTCCGGAGCCGGGTCCAGCCGGTACGGCGGCTCGCACTGGGGTGCCGGGTCCGCGTCGGGCTCCGGCACCGGCGGCAACATCTCCGCTGCTCCCGTTGCCAAGGCCATTGGGCGGGTGCAGCCGCAGAAGGAAGTCATTTCAGTGGCGCCGGGGGACAAAGTCAACCACACGTCCTTCGGGCACGGCACAGTGCTCGCGGTGGAAGGCTCCGGCGACAAGACAGTCGCCAAGGTGAAGTTCGACGTCGGCGAGAAGCGCCTGCTGCTGAGGTACGCGCCGTTGACAAAGGAGTCCTAG
- a CDS encoding aldo/keto reductase, protein MKTSVPVLPLRSGALIPQIGLGTWPLDNDAAAIAVETAIGLGYRHFDTAENYRNESGVGEGLRRSGLDRAEAFITTKFNKEWHSFDGVRRAVEAATQRLGTDYVDLLLIHWPNPAQDTYVDAFRGMRAAQDEGLVKAVGVSNFKPAHLQKLADAGLVPEVNQIQLDPFRPRRDVRAANAGLGIVTEAWSPLGKGSALLQNPLLGTLAAKYGKTPAQVVLRWDIQSGIVTIPKSANPERMAENLDIFDFALDGQEMAALDHLETDAPVTDSDDFGH, encoded by the coding sequence ATGAAGACTTCCGTGCCCGTCCTTCCGCTGCGCAGTGGCGCCCTTATCCCCCAGATCGGGCTGGGAACCTGGCCCTTGGACAATGATGCTGCGGCTATTGCAGTGGAAACCGCCATCGGCCTGGGCTACCGGCATTTTGACACCGCTGAGAACTACCGCAATGAAAGCGGTGTGGGCGAAGGTTTGCGCCGCAGCGGCCTGGACCGCGCCGAGGCCTTCATCACCACGAAGTTCAATAAGGAATGGCACAGTTTCGACGGCGTTCGCAGGGCGGTGGAGGCTGCCACACAGCGGCTGGGAACGGATTATGTGGATTTACTGCTGATCCATTGGCCCAATCCCGCGCAGGACACATATGTCGACGCGTTCCGCGGCATGCGGGCCGCGCAGGATGAGGGCCTGGTCAAAGCCGTGGGGGTGTCCAATTTCAAGCCGGCCCACCTGCAGAAGCTGGCCGACGCCGGACTGGTTCCGGAAGTGAATCAAATCCAGCTTGACCCCTTCCGCCCGCGCCGGGATGTGAGGGCGGCCAATGCCGGGCTGGGCATCGTGACCGAAGCGTGGAGCCCCCTGGGCAAGGGCAGCGCGCTGCTGCAGAATCCCCTGCTCGGCACACTTGCCGCCAAATACGGCAAGACTCCGGCGCAGGTGGTGCTGCGCTGGGACATTCAGTCCGGCATCGTGACCATTCCCAAGTCCGCCAATCCGGAGCGGATGGCGGAGAATCTGGACATCTTCGATTTTGCGCTCGACGGCCAGGAGATGGCAGCGCTGGACCACTTGGAAACCGATGCTCCGGTGACCGATTCAGACGATTTCGGCCACTAA
- a CDS encoding alpha/beta hydrolase — protein MRKHLGILAAAAALLGSSLAAAPAVWAAPVQAAAPAVRTDVVITSFDGTPIHTNFFPAAGLAAGQQAPTVMVGPGFGLPGGRLPVTSTSTLIGSIGIAPLRDAGYNVVTWDPRGFGLSGGEAYINNPQYEGRDAQAIVDYIAAQPEARLDAPGDPVLGMAGASYGGGIQFVLASQDPRVDAIAPTIAWNDLTTSLYKEGSFKTGWGALLCAEGTALGQLGSLVGNQGALSAPVRKACKEGLTYPNRLSAESVAYFASLTPDEMFTSITAPTLIIQGTADTLFTLSEATRNYELISSTGTPTKMLQFCGGHGLCNSTAGPDRITPAVLNWFGKHLQDAPVDTGAAFEFIDQLGVTRAAPDYPAATGSLAGSGKGSLLLTPVAVSGAVVAAAVAPSAVNVPITAPAVTTSVFGAPQLTLTYRGYSPQGSTHVYAQIIDRARASLVLGNQVTPVPLVLDGREHTVTVPLEEVSYTATAASRLVLQVTPATSVYALPKATALTSFTASVTVPTVAAYPVVP, from the coding sequence ATGAGGAAGCATCTTGGCATTCTGGCCGCAGCAGCAGCACTGCTGGGCTCATCCCTGGCAGCAGCTCCCGCCGTCTGGGCGGCACCGGTTCAAGCAGCCGCACCCGCTGTCCGCACCGACGTCGTCATCACGAGTTTTGATGGCACTCCCATTCACACCAACTTCTTTCCGGCCGCAGGTCTTGCCGCCGGGCAGCAGGCGCCCACCGTAATGGTTGGGCCAGGGTTCGGGCTTCCCGGCGGACGCCTCCCTGTCACTTCCACCAGCACCCTCATCGGTTCCATCGGCATCGCTCCCCTGCGCGATGCCGGATACAACGTGGTGACCTGGGACCCGCGCGGCTTCGGCCTCAGCGGCGGCGAGGCCTACATCAACAACCCGCAGTACGAGGGCCGGGACGCCCAGGCCATCGTGGATTACATCGCGGCCCAGCCCGAGGCCCGACTGGATGCCCCGGGGGATCCAGTGCTTGGCATGGCAGGTGCTTCCTACGGCGGCGGCATCCAGTTTGTCCTGGCTTCCCAGGATCCGCGGGTAGACGCCATAGCCCCCACTATCGCCTGGAATGACCTGACCACCAGCCTGTACAAGGAAGGCTCCTTCAAGACGGGCTGGGGTGCCCTGCTCTGCGCCGAAGGCACCGCGCTGGGCCAGCTGGGCTCGCTCGTTGGAAACCAGGGCGCGCTGTCCGCGCCGGTGCGCAAAGCCTGCAAGGAGGGCCTGACCTATCCGAACCGGCTCAGCGCCGAATCCGTGGCGTATTTCGCGTCGCTCACCCCGGACGAGATGTTTACGTCCATCACGGCACCCACCCTGATCATCCAGGGCACCGCTGACACCCTGTTTACGCTCTCCGAAGCCACCCGCAACTATGAACTGATCAGCAGCACCGGAACACCCACCAAGATGCTGCAGTTCTGCGGCGGGCACGGTCTGTGCAACTCCACGGCCGGACCGGACCGCATCACCCCTGCGGTGCTGAACTGGTTCGGCAAGCATCTTCAAGATGCGCCGGTGGATACCGGAGCGGCATTCGAGTTCATTGACCAGCTCGGGGTAACCCGCGCAGCTCCGGACTATCCGGCAGCCACCGGGAGCCTGGCCGGCTCCGGCAAGGGCTCCCTGCTGCTCACGCCGGTCGCCGTCAGCGGCGCGGTTGTTGCTGCTGCAGTGGCACCGTCAGCCGTCAACGTGCCGATCACCGCGCCGGCGGTGACGACGTCGGTCTTTGGCGCCCCGCAGCTGACCTTAACCTACCGCGGATACTCACCCCAGGGCAGCACGCATGTGTACGCGCAGATCATCGACAGAGCCCGGGCGTCGCTGGTGCTGGGCAACCAGGTCACGCCGGTTCCCCTGGTCCTGGACGGCAGGGAACACACGGTAACCGTTCCGCTGGAAGAGGTTTCCTACACGGCGACGGCGGCAAGCCGCCTGGTGCTCCAGGTGACGCCGGCAACGTCCGTCTACGCGCTGCCGAAGGCGACGGCCCTGACCAGCTTCACGGCATCTGTCACGGTGCCGACGGTAGCCGCTTACCCGGTGGTTCCCTAG